CTAAAGACATCTCTCAACAAAGACAATGAGATATAAATGCTGGTAAATGCATGTCCCTTTACTGAGGAAAACAAAGTTCAGAAAAATCCTGCTTGCTTGCCAAAACGATGATCCACTTTGTTGAATTCCACACTCTTTACTCTTTTGTTGCCTAGTAACAGTTAAGTTATCCCTTCATCAGATTTAATCAGAAAAGCCTTGAGGCTGGCGCAACGGGGCAGTGAATTGATGACTGACAATCTGACTGCTAACTTCTTACATAGCTACAAATATCTGTaactattcttttttaaaatcaccTTCCAAACGATATCACAACATGgcactgcagaatttctcctgcaAAATCATCTTTGAATAGTCAAAATAAGATTTGCCTTCCTTAGTGGCAGTAGTGCAaagccctgaaaaaaaaaaataaagtgattAACTTGCAGATACCATACTATGTTCTTAATGATGTTATCCCTTTACAACATTATGTATACAAAAAAGACGCACAAAAATCATGTAAAACAACCTTCACAtgacaacaagaacaaaacaaagcgataTTACACAATCCTCTTTACCTGCTACAGATGTCCCCAATTTGGTATTTAGAAGGTTTGAACATGACTTAGGAGGACACCCAAAACTAACACTTTTGCCAACAGTAGCACACTACTCCCTAAAGATGTAGTTGTTCAATGAACTACTGAGTGGCATGTACATGTGTCATGGTAACAGATAAATCAACAGACCAACATTCAGAGTGAACAGTTAGTAAGTAAAGGCAACGTGGTAAATCATTCTGGAAAAGTGAAAGCATCAAATGATGCAAATATTGGAGGAAAGTGAAGAAGAAATGATCATAAAATctgaaacaagcaaacaactcCATCTTGTAAGTTTCATCAACAAAGATCATGGTACACAGCTTAAACAGAGATACACATCTCTAGATGCTAGAAGACAGAGATCTCCTCCTCTGCACACAGCAAACATTCAGAATTTCAGGTCACTTACACGATAGTTATCTGACATGAATGGCAAAATTGCAATGGCTACATCATCTTCCTGAGAGTTGGcacttcatgtatttttttttgtcttgttttattgAAAGGGCTGACACCACCAAGTTCCGTTGCGAGATGCGTTCCTTTATGGGGGCATGCGAACTCCTACATTCTGCCGGCAATACCTCAGAGATCTGGCCAGCAGACGTCCTTGCGGGAGCAGAGGTGCCACATGCGGCTGCGCCAGGGCTTTGGGATGCTCTTCATGGTGACATTGGATGTCGTCCAGTTGTTGTCATGGAGACCAATCATGCATCCTACAGCATCCTCGTCCGTGTTGAGGCAGCAGGTCCAGTAGCGTCGTCCGATGTGACCATTGCGGTAGTAGATTTTGGGGTGCCAGCAGCAAAGGGAGACGTCCCCCCATGGGTCACGGATCTTCCCGCACTGCATGCACGGGTCGTTGCGATACGAGTCCATCTCCACCCACTTGGAGTCCTGGCCTTTGATGTTGAAGGTGTTGATCAGCCACTCAAAGTCCTTGCAGGTGCACTTCAGGTGTGCAAGATCACGAGTGTCAAGATATTTAAAGATCTTAGCCACTATGTCAACAGGCATGACAGCAAATATGTTCTCATTGCTGGCCACGTACGGTTCGTCTGATTCACTGTCTGACTCCTCGTAATCACTGTCCGATGGCTCACACAGGACCAACGGGCTCTGGCTTATGAGATACCTCAGGGTGCCAACCTTCAGGGGATTCAAGGGGCGGCGCGGCTTCAGCTCTCTCGATCGCCTGTTCCCCTTTTTTGGGCAAGTTTCTTCTACTGGCACATCGACCTCATCCAAGCTTTGTATCTCCTTGCTCTGATCCAATGGTGGGTTAACATCCAAAGAGGACACAAATTTCTGATCCTTGGCTAGATGAATATTGGCACCAGAGAGGTACACCTGTTTACAAGGTTTTTCTGCCCGCACTTCACCGTCAAGAACGTAAAGGCAATGTTCAGATTTGAAGCGAGTGTCTGGTTTCCTGATGAAAAAGGCAGAGGACATGAAAGAGCGCTGTGCTGGATCAGTCTCCTGCTTTGCTTCACCACCTGGAGACTCAGCATCAGTCCGCTTGCAGGGGCTTTCCTCTGAGAGCCTCAATGCCAGGGCATCAAGAGTGACCTCTGGCTCCTTGATTGCCAAAGTGGCTGAGTCGTCAGTGAGTCCAAACGTTGCACAGGCCCCAAGCAAGGGCTCCTCATCTGTCTGGAGGGTGGCATCTGACACAGGACTGTCCTCGACAGCTTCAGGAGCCTCCTTCAATTTGGCAGGTGAGTTGTTTCCTTGCTCTGGAGAAATATTGCATTCTGTCCCTACATGGTCACTCCTCTCCTTGGAATCCTCAACACAAGAAACCCTTTGATTCGTCAAATCCTCTGATTCTGAGTGAGAGATCTGAAGAGAATCTTCAGTCTTATCCTCAACGATAATGTCCTGACTGACACAAAGTCTTACATCACTCAGGGACACATCATCTCCTATTCCACTGTCACGACAAGACAAACGATTGCTCTGCGCACGTTCTTCCACTTTTTCAAGAAACCCTTCTGCATCTGCACTTTCCGCCCGAACACTTTCTTCACGAATTACTCCATCAGTCGCACTGCTGAGCGGCAATGGAGAGGGTACACGGGAATTCACCAGTCgatatgtttcttttcttttctgttcccTAGCCCCATTACGTTCCGACTCATACTGTCCAGGAGTATTAAGGCATGTGTCAACAGGACTTCTCTCCACTGATGACCCAACACACTCGCTGTCCTTCACACTTCTGTCTTGGCTATCTGACTTCCATCCTGGAGAGCAAGCACCTACTAGTGATGGTGCACGTGCAGTGGTAGCTGCTTCATCACATGAAAGCCTAGCACTCTCCTGTCTTCCTTCAAGGGATTCAGCTCTCTTGGCATTTAGGTCGGTTTGCACATGGTGTCCCTGGACTCTGTTGACATTGTCAGAGGTTTTGCTTTGGGAAGTCTGGTCCTTGATGGGGTCAGACCGGCTGGTGACTCTTTGGTGTGTAGTACCATTATTGGCCACTGTTTCTTTGCACAGCTCAATGTCCTTTGAACCACTCTTAGTTGGCCGAACATTGTCTCCTCTGCCCTTATTCTGGACACCGAGAAAGACCAGACGAGCCTTTGAGACATAACTGCTGTTGTCAATGCCGCTCTCAGGATTTGGCTTGGGACTTGTCTTTTCAGACTGAGTTGTGACACACTTTGGTGATGATTCATCAAGGCACTTATTCCCCTTTCCAACTTCCTGTTTCAAAATGGCTTTTGTGCGAATGTCTAACTTACTTGATCTATCTACTGCTTGCTTGACAGGAGGCTGCTCAAGTACTTTGGGCCTGACACAATCTTGACCTTTTTGTGCGACATTACCAGAGGAGTTCTGCTGTTGTCGTAGTTCATTAGCCTTGTTCAGAGCCCTTGAATTCCGCACAATCAAACTCTGAGCCCTAGGCCGTGGAAGCGTCGGCGGAGGGGCTACCTTTGAGCGCCGCACACGGATATCCCCATGAGCACTTCCCCTCCTGCGGGTGTTGATGATGGTATCTCCACGGGCTGTTCTGCAGAATTCCTCATGGATGCTGAGAAGAATGGCCACCCGCGACGGGCGGCAGCCCTTCTGAAGTACCAGCTTGCATGCCTCCAGCTCCTTCAGGATCCCTAGACTCTCGCACCAGCAGCTTCCTTCCGCAGCCTGCCCACAGATGCAGATGGGAAGTTCATCATTTTGAGGGGCGTGCGGGAAGCCTGTCTGCACGCCCCTGCTATACATCTCCGGCTTGGATGATGAGGTGACGCCCGCCATTCTGTTTCCTCCGTTACGGCACTGGGGTCCCGACGTGGACGGCTGCTGACCTCCAGCGGGTAGTGCAACCAAAGTCATCCTGATTCTCTCTCGACTCTCACAGTCAGTAGCTGGCTAAGTCAGCATCTCAGGACATCACCTCCTCTCCTTCCTGGGCTCAGTGCAGGTACACCAAACAAGAACCTGCAGTAATAACAAATTCACAAAAGCGACAACATCTGATTATATAATCTCATAATAGTGTACAGATGCAAATTTCAATATCATCAATCACATCCTCCTTTACAAGGATCTCATTTTGACCAAAGGCAATGCAGCAAATCTt
Above is a window of Diadema setosum chromosome 4, eeDiaSeto1, whole genome shotgun sequence DNA encoding:
- the LOC140227251 gene encoding uncharacterized protein: MTLVALPAGGQQPSTSGPQCRNGGNRMAGVTSSSKPEMYSRGVQTGFPHAPQNDELPICICGQAAEGSCWCESLGILKELEACKLVLQKGCRPSRVAILLSIHEEFCRTARGDTIINTRRRGSAHGDIRVRRSKVAPPPTLPRPRAQSLIVRNSRALNKANELRQQQNSSGNVAQKGQDCVRPKVLEQPPVKQAVDRSSKLDIRTKAILKQEVGKGNKCLDESSPKCVTTQSEKTSPKPNPESGIDNSSYVSKARLVFLGVQNKGRGDNVRPTKSGSKDIELCKETVANNGTTHQRVTSRSDPIKDQTSQSKTSDNVNRVQGHHVQTDLNAKRAESLEGRQESARLSCDEAATTARAPSLVGACSPGWKSDSQDRSVKDSECVGSSVERSPVDTCLNTPGQYESERNGAREQKRKETYRLVNSRVPSPLPLSSATDGVIREESVRAESADAEGFLEKVEERAQSNRLSCRDSGIGDDVSLSDVRLCVSQDIIVEDKTEDSLQISHSESEDLTNQRVSCVEDSKERSDHVGTECNISPEQGNNSPAKLKEAPEAVEDSPVSDATLQTDEEPLLGACATFGLTDDSATLAIKEPEVTLDALALRLSEESPCKRTDAESPGGEAKQETDPAQRSFMSSAFFIRKPDTRFKSEHCLYVLDGEVRAEKPCKQVYLSGANIHLAKDQKFVSSLDVNPPLDQSKEIQSLDEVDVPVEETCPKKGNRRSRELKPRRPLNPLKVGTLRYLISQSPLVLCEPSDSDYEESDSESDEPYVASNENIFAVMPVDIVAKIFKYLDTRDLAHLKCTCKDFEWLINTFNIKGQDSKWVEMDSYRNDPCMQCGKIRDPWGDVSLCCWHPKIYYRNGHIGRRYWTCCLNTDEDAVGCMIGLHDNNWTTSNVTMKSIPKPWRSRMWHLCSRKDVCWPDL